The proteins below are encoded in one region of Aquisphaera giovannonii:
- a CDS encoding UxaA family hydrolase yields the protein MSSDDPRGVLLRAEDDVAVAARPIPAGATIELPGGRVTAREPIGLGHKVAVRDIGEGRPVRKYGQIIGFASRPVAAGALVHVHNLRADLFERDYAYAAERPTVPAPDRPRTFRGFLRPDGRVGTRNYIAVISTVNCSASASRLIADRFRDSRLRDEFPNVDGVFAITHKGGCGLPFEGEDHGILERVLAGFARHPNVAAYVIVGLGCEGAYAQHLVETRQLTLLPPPGAGGAKGRHDGGPAPTVLNIQEEGGITRTVEAAVRAVRDLLPAANAWERTEQPASKICLAMECGGSDGNSGVTANPALGAAADLLISHGGSAVLGETTEIYGAEHLLTRRAVSREVGEKLVRRIKWWEWYTGVFGAKIDNNPSPGNKAGGLTTIYEKSLGALAKAGSTPMVDVVEYAAPVTKPGLVFMDTPGYDPPCTTGLVASGANVLVFTTGRGSVLGLRPTPCIKLATNTPMYERMADDMDMDAGTILDGEPVEAVGRRLFDRILEVAGGEPTKSERLGVGEEEFAPWTIGPTL from the coding sequence ATGTCGAGCGACGATCCGCGGGGTGTGCTGCTGCGGGCGGAGGATGACGTGGCGGTGGCCGCGAGGCCGATCCCGGCGGGCGCGACGATCGAGCTGCCCGGGGGTCGGGTGACGGCCCGGGAGCCCATCGGCCTCGGCCACAAGGTCGCCGTGCGGGACATCGGCGAGGGCCGGCCCGTGCGGAAGTACGGCCAGATCATCGGCTTCGCCTCGCGGCCGGTCGCCGCGGGGGCGCTGGTCCACGTCCACAACCTGCGGGCGGACCTGTTCGAGCGGGACTACGCCTACGCCGCGGAGAGGCCGACGGTCCCCGCGCCGGACCGCCCCCGGACCTTCCGCGGGTTCCTCCGGCCCGACGGCCGGGTCGGGACGCGGAACTACATCGCCGTGATCAGCACCGTGAATTGCTCGGCGAGCGCCTCGCGGCTGATCGCCGACCGCTTCCGGGACTCCCGCCTGCGGGACGAGTTCCCCAACGTGGACGGCGTCTTCGCGATCACGCACAAGGGGGGCTGCGGGCTGCCCTTCGAGGGCGAGGACCACGGGATCCTCGAGCGCGTGCTGGCCGGCTTCGCCCGGCATCCCAACGTGGCCGCGTACGTGATCGTCGGTCTCGGCTGCGAGGGGGCCTACGCCCAGCACCTGGTCGAGACCCGGCAGCTCACCCTCCTGCCGCCTCCGGGGGCGGGGGGGGCGAAGGGCCGTCACGACGGCGGCCCGGCCCCGACCGTGCTCAATATCCAGGAGGAAGGCGGCATCACCCGGACGGTGGAGGCGGCGGTGAGGGCCGTCCGCGACCTGCTCCCCGCGGCCAACGCCTGGGAGCGGACCGAGCAGCCGGCCTCGAAGATCTGCCTGGCGATGGAATGCGGCGGGTCCGACGGCAACTCCGGCGTCACGGCCAACCCGGCGCTCGGGGCCGCGGCGGACCTGCTGATCTCCCACGGGGGCTCGGCCGTCCTCGGCGAGACCACGGAGATCTACGGCGCCGAGCACCTGCTGACCCGCCGGGCCGTCTCCCGGGAGGTCGGGGAGAAGCTCGTCCGGAGGATCAAGTGGTGGGAGTGGTACACGGGCGTCTTCGGCGCGAAGATCGACAACAACCCGTCCCCGGGGAACAAGGCCGGCGGCCTGACGACGATCTACGAGAAGTCGCTCGGGGCCCTCGCCAAGGCCGGCTCCACCCCGATGGTGGACGTCGTCGAGTACGCGGCGCCGGTGACGAAGCCCGGCCTCGTCTTCATGGACACGCCCGGCTATGATCCGCCGTGCACGACCGGCCTGGTCGCCTCGGGCGCCAACGTGCTGGTGTTCACGACGGGCCGGGGCAGCGTGCTGGGGCTGAGGCCCACCCCCTGCATCAAGCTGGCGACGAACACGCCGATGTACGAGCGGATGGCCGACGACATGGACATGGACGCCGGGACGATCCTCGACGGCGAGCCCGTGGAGGCCGTCGGACGTCGGCTCTTCGATCGCATCCTCGAGGTGGCCGGCGGCGAGCCGACGAAGAGCGAGCGCCTGGGGGTCGGCGAGGAGGAGTTCGCCCCCTGGACGATCGGGCCGACGCTGTGA
- a CDS encoding glycosyltransferase family 39 protein, translated as MSATGRTSPRDAAKGRGPATAPGAPGRARGGVPAAAMVALVALELAWLAWFLIVPMPNFPREQGTLRRGLLLLKAFPHVVPDTPWSESLLGKAAEELSHVENLPQRLPIAAAAGLIALAAVGLGELALAALRIRGPFRAAERVAVAFGVGASGLGVLTLLAGRLGLLSPPPVRIGLAAVAAAGLAVSWRRRAASGEGGGIWPPGLWPPAAIAVPFVIIMALGAMLPSVDFDVLEYHIQGPKEYYLAGRIADLPHNVYTNMPFGVEMLHLLAMEVMGDWWWGALAGQLLVALFAPMAAVLIAGAAGRVASPRAAWLSAVVYLSTPWIYRLAVIAYVEGPLCYYHAALLAAAILAWEDPQLPRGPWWGLLGLLAGGAMACKYPALISAVIPFGLLALADSWRRRSARPLLAYGLGWALVMVPWLGKNVVDHGNPVYPLGYRVFGGHPWDESREAQWARAHGPRPVEAGALAGSVVDVAGRSDWQSPLYVAFAPLALAARRSRRLVLAILGYTAYLFLTWWLLTHRLDRFWLPLLPGLAILAGVGGDWSPGSAWRALRGFILATGVVCNFVDCSTALTGLNEWTGDLATLRHDLPRRLNPPLAAIDRELPPGAKVLLVGQAAVFHVGHEVVYNTVFDPETIEGLASGTDDDFRRALRGRGITHVYVDWKEVRRHRAPGGYGFTAFVTPERFAGWARAGVLGRPIAVGPEQELYEVP; from the coding sequence GTGAGCGCGACCGGACGCACCTCGCCGAGGGACGCGGCGAAGGGGCGAGGCCCGGCGACCGCCCCGGGGGCGCCGGGGAGGGCCCGCGGCGGCGTGCCGGCCGCGGCGATGGTCGCCCTGGTCGCGCTCGAGCTCGCCTGGCTGGCCTGGTTCCTCATCGTCCCGATGCCCAACTTCCCCCGCGAGCAGGGGACGCTGCGGCGGGGGCTCCTGCTGCTGAAGGCCTTCCCGCACGTCGTCCCGGATACGCCCTGGTCGGAGTCGCTGCTGGGCAAGGCCGCGGAGGAATTGAGCCACGTCGAGAACCTGCCGCAGCGGCTGCCGATCGCGGCCGCGGCCGGCCTCATCGCCCTCGCGGCCGTCGGCCTGGGCGAGCTGGCCCTCGCCGCCCTGAGGATCCGCGGGCCTTTCCGGGCCGCGGAGCGGGTGGCGGTCGCCTTCGGGGTGGGGGCTTCCGGGCTCGGGGTGCTGACGCTCCTGGCCGGGCGGCTCGGCCTGTTGTCGCCCCCGCCCGTCCGCATCGGGCTGGCGGCGGTCGCCGCGGCGGGCCTGGCGGTGAGCTGGAGGCGGCGGGCAGCGAGCGGGGAGGGGGGCGGCATCTGGCCGCCGGGACTCTGGCCGCCGGCGGCGATCGCCGTCCCGTTCGTGATCATCATGGCCCTCGGCGCGATGCTGCCCTCCGTGGACTTCGACGTCCTGGAGTATCACATCCAGGGGCCCAAGGAGTACTACCTCGCCGGGCGGATCGCGGACCTGCCGCACAACGTCTACACGAACATGCCGTTCGGCGTCGAGATGCTCCACCTCCTGGCGATGGAGGTGATGGGGGACTGGTGGTGGGGGGCGCTCGCGGGCCAGCTCCTCGTCGCGCTCTTCGCGCCCATGGCCGCGGTCCTGATCGCCGGCGCGGCCGGGCGGGTCGCGTCGCCGAGGGCCGCCTGGCTCTCGGCGGTCGTCTACCTGTCCACGCCCTGGATCTACCGGCTGGCGGTGATCGCCTACGTGGAGGGCCCGCTCTGCTATTACCACGCGGCGCTCCTCGCCGCGGCGATCCTGGCGTGGGAGGATCCGCAGTTACCCCGCGGGCCGTGGTGGGGGCTGCTGGGCCTGCTGGCGGGCGGGGCCATGGCGTGCAAGTACCCCGCGCTCATCTCCGCGGTGATCCCCTTCGGGCTGCTCGCCCTGGCCGACTCGTGGCGGCGGCGGTCGGCCCGGCCGCTGCTGGCGTACGGGCTCGGTTGGGCCCTGGTGATGGTCCCCTGGCTCGGCAAGAACGTCGTCGATCACGGGAATCCGGTGTACCCGCTGGGATACCGGGTCTTCGGCGGCCACCCCTGGGATGAATCCCGCGAGGCCCAATGGGCGAGGGCCCACGGCCCGAGGCCCGTCGAGGCCGGCGCCCTGGCCGGATCCGTCGTGGACGTCGCCGGCCGGTCCGACTGGCAGTCGCCGCTCTACGTGGCGTTCGCCCCGCTGGCGCTGGCGGCCCGGCGATCGCGGCGGCTCGTGCTGGCGATCCTCGGCTACACGGCCTATCTGTTCCTCACGTGGTGGCTCTTGACGCACCGGCTGGACCGGTTCTGGCTGCCGCTGCTCCCCGGGCTGGCGATCCTCGCCGGCGTCGGCGGCGACTGGTCGCCGGGTTCGGCCTGGCGGGCACTCCGGGGCTTCATCCTGGCGACGGGCGTCGTCTGCAACTTCGTGGACTGTTCGACGGCGCTGACGGGCCTGAACGAGTGGACCGGGGACCTGGCGACGCTCCGCCACGACCTGCCGAGGCGGCTCAATCCGCCCCTGGCGGCCATCGACCGGGAGCTGCCGCCGGGCGCCAAGGTGCTCCTCGTCGGCCAGGCCGCGGTCTTCCACGTCGGCCACGAGGTGGTCTACAACACGGTCTTCGACCCGGAGACGATCGAGGGCCTCGCGTCCGGCACCGACGACGATTTCCGCCGGGCGCTGCGGGGGCGGGGGATCACGCACGTCTACGTGGACTGGAAGGAAGTCCGCCGCCACCGGGCGCCCGGCGGCTACGGCTTCACGGCATTCGTCACCCCCGAGCGGTTCGCCGGGTGGGCCCGGGCCGGCGTGCTCGGCCGGCCGATCGCCGTGGGGCCCGAGCAGGAGTTGTACGAGGTCCCATGA
- a CDS encoding NAD-dependent epimerase/dehydratase family protein produces MSGLAIVTGGAGFIGGHLVRQLVEAGREVRVIERPGADVGGLPAGVEVRFADIRDRDALEPALRGASQVYHLAANPNLWVRDRGEFDAVNHRGAVNVLELALEAGAHRVVHTSTESILTRHRGGGPIDENVDIKESDAVGPYCLSKLRAENAAMDMARRGAPVVVANPTMPVGPGDRGLSPPTRLILDFCRGKLPVIMDCTLNLIDVRDAAAGLVLAMERGEPGRRHLLAGENLTLAGLLEVLSGLCGVPAPRWRVPYGVGLAVAYASEFWADRAGGGAPRASVTGVRLARRIMHFDPSRSLSVLGLRPRPVRDALADAVGWLRETGQIPRGRSA; encoded by the coding sequence ATGAGCGGCCTGGCGATCGTCACCGGCGGGGCGGGATTCATCGGCGGGCACCTGGTGAGGCAGCTCGTCGAGGCCGGGCGGGAGGTCCGCGTGATCGAGCGGCCGGGCGCGGACGTGGGGGGGCTGCCCGCCGGCGTCGAGGTCCGCTTCGCGGATATCCGCGACCGCGACGCGCTCGAGCCGGCGCTCCGGGGGGCGTCGCAGGTCTACCACCTGGCCGCCAACCCCAACCTGTGGGTGCGGGACCGGGGGGAATTCGACGCGGTGAACCACCGCGGGGCCGTCAACGTGCTGGAGCTGGCGCTGGAGGCGGGCGCCCACCGCGTCGTCCACACGAGCACGGAGAGCATCCTCACCCGGCACCGGGGGGGCGGGCCGATCGACGAGAACGTGGACATCAAGGAATCCGACGCCGTGGGCCCGTACTGCCTGTCCAAGCTGCGCGCGGAGAACGCGGCCATGGACATGGCCCGGCGGGGCGCCCCGGTCGTGGTGGCGAACCCCACGATGCCCGTCGGGCCCGGGGACCGCGGCCTTTCGCCCCCGACGAGGCTGATCCTGGACTTCTGCCGCGGCAAGCTGCCCGTGATCATGGACTGCACCCTGAACCTGATCGACGTGCGGGACGCGGCGGCGGGGCTGGTGCTGGCGATGGAGCGGGGCGAGCCGGGACGGCGGCACCTGCTGGCCGGCGAGAACCTCACGCTCGCGGGGCTGCTCGAGGTCCTGTCGGGACTCTGCGGCGTGCCGGCCCCGCGCTGGCGCGTCCCCTACGGCGTGGGGCTGGCCGTCGCGTACGCGAGCGAGTTCTGGGCCGACCGGGCGGGCGGCGGGGCTCCGCGCGCCTCCGTGACCGGGGTCCGCCTCGCGCGCCGGATCATGCACTTCGACCCGTCCCGGAGCCTGTCGGTCCTGGGCCTCCGGCCTCGCCCCGTCCGGGATGCGCTGGCGGATGCCGTCGGCTGGCTGAGGGAGACCGGGCAGATCCCCCGCGGCCGGTCCGCCTGA